The Micromonospora sp. NBC_00421 genome contains a region encoding:
- a CDS encoding glycine-rich domain-containing protein has translation MSPELFARLTDRIAKDHPELPAGMPARILDQALAFLAAAAAAAVTTTPIGPSDMVDIGWHTFLLYTRDYSEFCDRIAGRFIHHEPEDGSEWPTVPAREAVPLARAVDAIAAVGYQIDRPLWHGKADCTQCHAGCTDSPTR, from the coding sequence GTGTCTCCCGAGCTGTTCGCGCGGCTCACCGACCGCATCGCCAAGGATCACCCGGAGTTGCCGGCCGGCATGCCGGCACGCATCCTCGACCAGGCGCTGGCGTTCCTCGCCGCCGCCGCCGCTGCCGCCGTCACGACCACGCCGATCGGCCCCTCCGACATGGTCGACATCGGCTGGCACACCTTCCTCCTCTACACCCGCGACTACAGCGAGTTCTGCGACCGGATCGCCGGCCGGTTTATCCACCACGAGCCGGAGGACGGCAGCGAGTGGCCGACCGTCCCCGCCCGCGAGGCCGTGCCACTGGCCCGGGCCGTTGACGCCATCGCCGCCGTCGGCTACCAAATCGACCGGCCGCTGTGGCATGGCAAGGCGGACTGCACGCAGTGCCACGCCGGGTGCACCGACAGCCCGACACGCTGA